The following is a genomic window from Chryseobacterium ginsenosidimutans.
GTTTCTAAAGAAGAGGCGTTAAAAACTTATGCAGATAATCCTTATAAAGTAGAATTGATTTCTAATCTTAATGATGGGGAAATTACTTTTGTAACACACGATGATTTCACAGATCTTTGTCGTGGAGGACATATTCCGAATACGAGTATTGTAAAGGCAATGAAGGTTCTGAATGCAGCCGGAGCATACTGGAGAGGAAACGAAAAAAATCCTCAGTTAACAAGAGTTTACGGTATTTCTTTCCCTAAACAAAAAGAACTTACGGAATATCTTGAAAGATTAGAAGAAGCAAAAAGAAGAGACCACAGAAAATTAGGTAAAGAACTGGGGATTTTCGCTTTCTCTGAAAAAGTAGGTGCCGGTTTACCATTATGGTTACCAAAAGGTACAGCTTTAAGAAGAAAATTGGAGAATTTCCTTTCTGATGCTCAGAAAAAAGGAGGTTATGAATTCGTAATGACACCGCATATCGGGTCAAAAGAATTATATGTAACTTCTGGACACTGGGATAAATACGGAGCAGACAGCTTCCAGCCGATCAAAACTCCGAATGAAGGAGAAGAATTCATGCTGAAGCCGATGAACTGTCCTCACCACTGTGAAATTTATAAAACTTCACAATGGAGCTACAGAGATTTGCCAAAAAGATATGCAGAATTCGGAACTGTTTACAGATATGAGCAAAGTGGAGAGCTTCACGGATTGACAAGAGTACGTGGATTTACTCAGGATGATGCCCACCTTTTCTGTACTCCGGATCAGCTTTTAGGGGAATTTGAAGCGGTAATTGATCTCGTTTTGTATGTTTTCAAATCTTTAGGTTTTGAAGATTTCATGACGCAGATTTCTTTAAGAGATCCTGAAAAAAGAGAAAAATATATCGGTTCTGATGAAAATTGGGAGAAAGCTGAAAATGCGATCATTACAGCAGCAGCAAACAAAGGTTTGAAAACTGTTGTAGAATATGGTGAAGCAGCATTTTACGGTCCGAAACTTGATTTCATGGTGAAAGATGCTTTAGGTAGAAAATGGCAGCTTGGAACAATTCAGGTTGACTATAACTTACCGGAAAGATTTGATCTTCACTATATCGGAAATGACAATGAAAAGCACAGACCGGTAATGATTCACAGAGCACCGTTTGGTTCTATGGAACGTTTTATTGCGATTTTGCTTGAAAATACGGCAGGTGATTTTCCGCTTTGGTTGAGTCCAGATCAGTTTATTATTCTACCGATCAGTGAAAAATATGTAGATTATTCAAAAAAAGTTTCACAATTTTTAGAAAATCACGATATTAGCGGTCAGATTGATGACAGAAATGAGAAAACGGGTAAAAAGATCCGTGATGCAGAGTTAAATAAGATCCCATTCATGCTTGTAATTGGAGAAAATGAGGCGAATGATGGCACAATTTCTGTAAGAAGACGTGGAGAAGGAGATCTTGGAGTAATGAAGATGGAAGATTTCGTCAGTTATTTTAAAAAAGAAGCAGCAATATAAGTATTGCTCAAATAGAAAGTTAACCAATAAAATTTAATACAATAGCACAAAGATTTAACAACAG
Proteins encoded in this region:
- the thrS gene encoding threonine--tRNA ligase, with protein sequence MIKITLPDNSVKEFEAGVTPLDVAKSISEGLARNTISAVVNDKQVETTTPITTDSTVQLLTWNDDLGKKAFWHSSAHLLAQAILEFYPGAKLTIGPAIENGFYYDVDFGDESLSEKDFEKIEKKVLENAKKGSTFSLYPVSKEEALKTYADNPYKVELISNLNDGEITFVTHDDFTDLCRGGHIPNTSIVKAMKVLNAAGAYWRGNEKNPQLTRVYGISFPKQKELTEYLERLEEAKRRDHRKLGKELGIFAFSEKVGAGLPLWLPKGTALRRKLENFLSDAQKKGGYEFVMTPHIGSKELYVTSGHWDKYGADSFQPIKTPNEGEEFMLKPMNCPHHCEIYKTSQWSYRDLPKRYAEFGTVYRYEQSGELHGLTRVRGFTQDDAHLFCTPDQLLGEFEAVIDLVLYVFKSLGFEDFMTQISLRDPEKREKYIGSDENWEKAENAIITAAANKGLKTVVEYGEAAFYGPKLDFMVKDALGRKWQLGTIQVDYNLPERFDLHYIGNDNEKHRPVMIHRAPFGSMERFIAILLENTAGDFPLWLSPDQFIILPISEKYVDYSKKVSQFLENHDISGQIDDRNEKTGKKIRDAELNKIPFMLVIGENEANDGTISVRRRGEGDLGVMKMEDFVSYFKKEAAI